A part of Streptomyces sp. NBC_00557 genomic DNA contains:
- the rfbB gene encoding dTDP-glucose 4,6-dehydratase, with protein sequence MTTRILVTGGAGFIGSHHVRTVLGPTGPADVAVTVLDKLTYAGNPANLDAVRDHPAFAFVKGDICDRELVDDLMARHDEVVHFAAESHVDRSIADSAAFVRTNVLGTQTLLDAALRHGVRTFVHVSTDEVYGSLDTGAWTEQSPLLPNSPYSASKASSDLLALAYHRTHGLDVRVTRCSNNYGPHQYPEKVVPLFVTNLLDGLKVPLYGDGGNVRDWLYVDDHVHGIELVRTRGRAGEVYNIGGGTELTNRELTGLLLDACGAGPDRIEHVPDRKGHDRRYCVDWTKIRDELGYRPRTDFTTGLARTVDWYRTHRSWWEPLKTTPGVTA encoded by the coding sequence ATGACCACACGCATCCTGGTGACCGGCGGCGCCGGATTCATCGGCTCCCACCACGTGAGGACCGTGCTCGGCCCCACCGGGCCGGCCGACGTCGCCGTCACCGTCCTCGACAAGCTCACCTACGCGGGCAACCCCGCCAACCTGGACGCGGTCCGCGACCACCCCGCGTTCGCCTTCGTCAAGGGCGACATCTGCGACCGGGAACTCGTCGACGACCTCATGGCCCGCCACGACGAGGTCGTGCACTTCGCCGCCGAGTCCCACGTCGACCGCTCCATCGCCGACTCCGCCGCGTTCGTCCGCACCAACGTGCTGGGCACCCAGACCCTCCTCGACGCGGCCCTGCGGCACGGCGTGCGCACCTTCGTACACGTCTCCACCGACGAGGTCTACGGCTCCCTCGACACCGGCGCCTGGACCGAGCAGAGCCCGCTGCTGCCCAACTCGCCCTACTCCGCCTCCAAGGCCTCCTCCGACCTCCTCGCCCTCGCCTACCACCGCACCCACGGCCTGGACGTGCGGGTCACCCGCTGCTCCAACAACTACGGCCCCCACCAGTACCCCGAGAAGGTCGTCCCGCTGTTCGTGACGAACCTCCTCGACGGCCTGAAAGTCCCGCTGTACGGCGACGGCGGGAACGTCCGCGACTGGCTGTACGTCGACGACCACGTCCACGGCATCGAGCTGGTCCGCACCCGCGGCCGGGCCGGCGAGGTCTACAACATCGGCGGCGGCACGGAGCTGACGAACAGAGAACTCACCGGCCTGCTCCTCGACGCCTGCGGCGCGGGCCCCGACCGTATCGAGCACGTCCCCGACCGCAAGGGCCACGACCGCCGCTACTGCGTCGACTGGACGAAGATCCGCGACGAACTCGGCTACCGGCCCCGCACCGACTTCACCACCGGCCTCGCCCGGACCGTCGACTGGTACCGCACCCACCGCTCCTGGTGGGAACCGCTGAAGACGACCCCCGGGGTGACGGCGTGA
- a CDS encoding glucose-1-phosphate thymidylyltransferase, with product MKALVLSGGAGTRLRPLTHTSAKQLVPVANKPILFYGLEAIADAGITDVAIVVGDTEAEIRQAVGDGSDFGIDVTYLRQEAPLGLAHAVLIARDFLGDDDFVMFLGDNFVFGGINDAVEEFRKTRPDAQLLLTRVPDPSAFGVAELDEQGRLVRLEEKPSRPRSDLALVGVYLFGPVIHDAVRAIEPSPRGELEITDALQWLLDRERDVRTTVITGYWKDTGNAADILDVNRRLLDLLEYRVDGDVDDASEIVGRVRVEAGATVRGSRIVGPAIIGSGTLVQDSYIGPSTSIAEDCVIRNSEIEFSIILRESSFDSIRRVEGSLVGRNVHVSLGRRVPAAHRLVIGDHGRVQISS from the coding sequence GTGAAGGCTCTCGTGCTGTCGGGAGGTGCGGGAACCCGGCTGCGGCCCCTCACCCACACCTCCGCGAAACAGTTGGTGCCGGTCGCCAACAAGCCCATCCTCTTCTACGGACTGGAGGCGATCGCCGACGCCGGGATCACCGACGTCGCCATCGTCGTCGGCGACACCGAGGCCGAGATCCGGCAGGCCGTCGGCGACGGCTCCGACTTCGGCATCGACGTCACCTACCTGCGGCAGGAGGCCCCGCTGGGCCTCGCCCACGCCGTGCTCATCGCCCGGGACTTCCTCGGCGACGACGACTTCGTGATGTTCCTCGGCGACAACTTCGTCTTCGGCGGCATCAACGACGCCGTCGAGGAGTTCCGCAAGACGCGTCCCGACGCCCAGCTGCTGCTCACCCGCGTCCCCGACCCGTCCGCCTTCGGCGTCGCCGAACTCGACGAGCAGGGACGCCTGGTGCGGCTGGAGGAGAAGCCGAGCCGGCCCCGCAGCGACCTGGCGCTCGTCGGCGTGTACCTGTTCGGCCCGGTCATCCACGACGCCGTACGCGCCATCGAGCCCTCGCCCCGCGGCGAACTGGAGATCACCGACGCCCTCCAGTGGCTGCTGGACCGCGAACGCGACGTGCGCACCACGGTCATCACCGGCTACTGGAAGGACACCGGGAACGCCGCCGACATCCTCGACGTCAACCGCCGCCTCCTCGACCTGCTGGAGTACCGGGTCGACGGCGACGTCGACGACGCCAGCGAGATCGTCGGCCGGGTCCGCGTCGAGGCCGGCGCGACCGTGCGGGGCTCCCGGATCGTGGGCCCGGCGATCATCGGCTCCGGCACCCTCGTCCAGGACTCCTACATCGGCCCGTCGACGTCCATCGCCGAGGACTGCGTCATCCGCAACAGCGAGATCGAGTTCTCCATCATCCTGCGGGAGTCCAGCTTCGACAGCATCCGCCGGGTGGAGGGCTCCCTCGTGGGCCGCAACGTGCACGTCTCCCTCGGCCGGCGGGTGCCCGCCGCCCACCGGCTCGTCATCGGCGACCACGGGCGGGTGCAGATATCGTCATGA
- a CDS encoding ferredoxin — protein sequence MKITVDRERCVGAGQCVLAAAGVFDQSREDGLVELLQPEPAQDLHAAVTEAELICPSGAIEIQP from the coding sequence ATGAAGATCACCGTGGACCGTGAGCGCTGTGTCGGAGCCGGTCAGTGCGTGCTCGCCGCCGCAGGCGTCTTCGACCAGAGCCGTGAGGACGGCCTGGTGGAACTGCTGCAGCCCGAGCCGGCGCAGGATCTGCACGCCGCCGTGACCGAGGCGGAGCTGATCTGCCCCTCCGGCGCCATCGAGATCCAGCCCTGA
- a CDS encoding activator-dependent family glycosyltransferase: MMRVLFVSLSEKSHIYLMAPLAWALAAAGHEVRVASQPMATDTITRAGLTAVPVGSDHAIHRDMAAYRESQDYRTANWSRCERADVDWAELKERYELSVPYAFAVYNDSMIDDLAAFAQGWRPDLVVRDPLAYAGAVAARISGAAHVRLMWCADVWGRTRQTYLELMAEQPESEHVDPLADWLAARSEPFGFSCDEEMLHGQATISTLPPALSVPTASPELPMRHVPYNGRAVVWDWLRDAPKKPRVCLSLGASNTEDYGGDYVSVPEILDALADEDVEVVAALLPAQREQLTSVPDNARAVDSVALHTLLPSCSALIHHGGYGSFAAAMVAGVPQLMLSTLVSDHELRGRALERAGAGVYLHHRDATAQNVRDHIRRLTAQPDAAAAARRVRAQCEAMPSPAEVVASLERLAEVS; this comes from the coding sequence ATGATGCGGGTCCTGTTCGTCAGCCTGTCCGAGAAGTCCCACATCTATCTGATGGCGCCCCTGGCGTGGGCGCTCGCCGCCGCCGGCCACGAGGTCCGCGTGGCCAGCCAGCCCATGGCCACCGACACCATCACCCGCGCCGGACTCACCGCCGTGCCCGTGGGCAGCGACCACGCCATCCACCGCGACATGGCCGCCTACCGCGAGTCGCAGGACTACCGCACCGCCAACTGGAGCCGCTGCGAACGCGCCGACGTCGACTGGGCCGAGCTGAAGGAACGCTACGAACTCAGCGTCCCCTACGCCTTCGCCGTCTACAACGACTCCATGATCGACGACCTCGCGGCCTTCGCGCAGGGCTGGCGGCCCGACCTCGTCGTGCGCGACCCGCTCGCCTACGCCGGCGCCGTCGCCGCCCGCATCAGCGGCGCGGCCCACGTGCGGCTGATGTGGTGCGCCGACGTGTGGGGCCGCACCCGGCAGACCTACCTGGAACTCATGGCGGAGCAGCCCGAGTCCGAGCACGTCGACCCGCTCGCCGACTGGCTCGCCGCCCGCTCCGAGCCGTTCGGGTTCTCCTGCGACGAGGAGATGCTGCACGGGCAGGCCACCATCAGCACCCTGCCGCCCGCCCTGTCCGTCCCGACGGCCTCCCCCGAACTGCCCATGCGGCACGTCCCGTACAACGGGCGCGCCGTGGTGTGGGACTGGCTGCGCGACGCCCCGAAGAAGCCACGGGTCTGCCTGAGCCTCGGCGCCTCCAACACCGAGGACTACGGCGGCGACTACGTGTCCGTGCCCGAGATCCTCGACGCCCTGGCCGACGAGGACGTGGAGGTCGTCGCCGCACTGCTGCCCGCCCAGCGCGAGCAGCTCACCTCGGTCCCCGACAACGCCCGCGCCGTCGACTCGGTCGCCCTGCACACCCTGCTGCCGAGCTGCTCGGCCCTCATCCACCACGGCGGCTACGGCAGCTTCGCCGCCGCCATGGTCGCCGGGGTGCCCCAGCTGATGCTCTCCACCCTCGTCTCCGACCACGAACTGCGCGGACGCGCCCTCGAGCGCGCCGGCGCCGGCGTCTACCTGCACCACCGCGACGCCACCGCCCAGAACGTCCGCGACCACATCCGCCGGCTCACCGCACAGCCCGACGCGGCGGCCGCGGCCCGGCGGGTGCGCGCCCAGTGCGAGGCCATGCCGAGCCCCGCCGAGGTGGTGGCGTCCCTCGAACGGCTGGCGGAGGTCAGCTGA